The following are from one region of the Vulpes vulpes isolate BD-2025 chromosome 14, VulVul3, whole genome shotgun sequence genome:
- the LOC112918514 gene encoding CDGSH iron-sulfur domain-containing protein 1 yields MRLVEGQGLPKGGMRELSMLISVRIGRFSHPDSGPPREPVCALVSCAHLASDGATSLTSSVRTEWIAAVTIAAGTAAIGYLAYRRFYVKDHSNKSMVNLHIQKDNPKIVHAYDMEDLGDKAVYCRCWRSKKFPFCDGSHTKHNEETGDNVGPLIIKKKET; encoded by the exons ATGAGGCTGGTGGAGGGGCAGGGACTACCTAAAGGGGGCATGAGAGAACTTTCTATGTTGATT TCGGTGCGCATAGGACGTTTCTCGCACCCTGACTCTGGCCCCCCGCGAGAGCCTGTTTGTGCTTTAGTGTCCTGTGCACACCTTGCAAGCGACGGCGCCACGAGTCTGACTTCCAGCGTACGAACTGAATGGATCGCAGCAGTTACTATTGCTGCTGGGACAGCTGCAATTGGTTATCTAGCTTACAGAAGGTTTTATGTTAAAGATCATAGCAACAAATCTATGGTAAACCTTCACATCCAGAAAGACAACCCCAAGATAGTACATGCTTATGACATGGAGGATTTGGGAGATAAAGCTGTGTACTGTCGTTGTTGGAGGTCCAAAAAGTTTCCATTCTGTGATGGATCTCACACAAAACACAATGAAGAGACTGGAGACAACGTGGGACCTCTGatcattaagaaaaaggaaacttaa